The Gossypium hirsutum isolate 1008001.06 chromosome D07, Gossypium_hirsutum_v2.1, whole genome shotgun sequence genome includes the window ataTTGAAACCCTTGATTACACCATAAATAGAACTAAGCCCCGAGATGTGAAAGAATGTTGACCACTGATTGTGGCTGGCTGCTGGAAATATTTGACCACTTAGCAAGCATGTGGGGTAATTTTCTGCTACCTAATAATTGTTCAACACTTGTAGCATTGTGGTCTGAACTTTGTAATAGCTACTCACTATAATTTCAAGCAAGGTCAAGTTGAGAATTAGACTGGAAAAATTTAAAGCCATAACTGCCTAGCTAAATTTTCCAATTTATTTCTATGTCTAAAATTACTCTTATTCTGACAAGTTACTCTTATAAGCATGGTTGTGCCGCTAATTTCATGAGGCtactatataaaataaaaaagcaatTATCAATTAACATGTTATTTTTCCTTTTGCATTCATGTGTTATGAGTTTGTTTTTCCTTGTCTCTCTctgttttttcttctctttttataCATTTCTTAAACTTGGAATAAATTAGCCAGTTTGTTAAGAAGTTCCAGAAATACATTCCACTTGCGACAGAGATTCAGCACTGAATCAAGTGTTGCTTAAAATTCTGATGTTCCTTTCCCTACTCATTTAATACTGGTTTTGTTAAAGATCATATTACCCATGTCTTTAATACACTTTTTATGCCAACTTAGTTTCTCGCTCCTTGATCATACTTTCATATTTTGTTTCATATTGTCAGTTTAAAATTCAAGTATCGACCataaaaaatttcatcatttcaACTGAGAGTTTCTGTTGCAACCATTGCAATCATATTAACTTTAGTGTCTTCATTTGTCCATCTGTTTAATGGTGCACATTACTAAAGTTTGTTCTTTCCCCCTTCGGAAAGAGGAATGTTTTACTTCCTCCCTCTTGTTGATATTTTCCCCTATCTGGTGGTATGAATTGGAAGCCTTagatttaattttgtatttaatagCATAAAGATGCTTAATATGCTCGTGCCTCTTTGGTCAATATGTTCATAAGACTTATTAGTTACTGTATTGCTTTAAACCTTCAGTTCCAGCATTTAGCTTCTATTAGTTCTGGGCCAGGATATTTCTTGTATAAATCCCTCCTCTTGCAGGATAAAGTGGATTTGAACCCAATCAAATCTGCTCAAATTGCAAAGAGAAAGCATGCTAGGAAAGCTACAGGCTCCAGCAATGGGACTGGGATTTGAACAAGGGGTGGCCTTGGCAGAATTGCCTTGAGTCGCAATACAATAAGCACACAGATGCATAACATAAAGCTGGCTTtttctcctctctctctctctctctctctgcagAGAAATTAACCTTATGCTCAGACCTGCTTCTTGTTGTCATATGTGGTGTCTTTAAAGGTGGCAAAAGGCATGCTCAGCTCCAATTGCTTCGGTTTAAGTCTTCTTTAGATTAGatcattttattttcacattatctttggttttggtcatttttagtccgGTTATCTGGAGTTTGGATCGGATTTAAGTTTGAGTTAGAATAAAACTGATAACTAAAATCTGTAGTTTTAGTATTACGTTCAGGTTATTGTGGATTTTGATCTAGAGTCATTTCAAGTTTGTTTTATTTCAGGTTAGGATCATTTTAGGCTTAGGCTTAGGTTGTTTGTATTCAAAATATCTAGGATTTGGATTTACTCAGGTATGGGTTTTGACATTTTATTTGATTCGAGTTTGAGTGGAGGCTGGTTCGAACTTTTCTGGGCCAGTTTTAGAGTTCCAATTTATTTGGTCATCTTGAATTACCATACATATATGACAATGATTCTGGATCCGCATCTAGATTCCACCAAGACAAACAGCTTGAAATCCTTTTCAATGTGAAAAATCTTTCTCAAGTTACACATTAATGTCCCTGTTTATATTATATTCAGGAATCTCTGCTTGACAAATGGAATCCTAATCAACTAAAGTGGGCAGGGAGAGTGGAATCTTCAACAGCCTTTTGTTCAATTACATCCAATGGTGAGTGGTTGGCTTGCATACTGCACCTTCATTTTTCCATACGGGAATTGCGTGCTCTGCTAGTCATAATCATACTAGTAGTTTACCAGTTGATTGGGGCTCCCACTTAGCCATGACTTTGATATGCACTTGCAAAATTTTATCATAAGCTTCAACATAATACACGCATGTGCTTATCATGAGATGATTTGTTTGAGTGCTTTCTATTTGCTAGTAATACTTGGTGCATTTCAGTTCTTGTCGGTTTAAAAGTAAAAAGTGCAAGGTGCTGGATCTTGACtctgcttttttttctttcagtAGAATGATTGTTTTCTGATAATGGACGAATAATAAAATGAACGGTTGTTGGATCTTGACTCTCCGCTTTGGTTTCTATCAGTACAATCATAGTTTTTGTGATAATTGACGAATAATAAAATGAACGGTTCCATTTGGCTTGGCTTCCACTGCCTCTCCTGTTCTCTCCCATTTGAGTATGGGATTTGAGCCTAACCACTAATTTCGATTAACATTGGAGAAtggatttataatatttttattatatggtGATCAGTAGTGGAAGTGATCAGTAGTGAAATAAATTCCACTACTAATTGATAGGAAATGAAGTAAATTATGATTTCTTGGAAGTTGAAAGttatttgttcttttttctttttggtactATATCCTTGGAGGCACTGTTGTTTCCTATTCCATAGGCAGGATCATAGGAAGTGGTGGTGGGGCTGGGGCTGGGGCTGGGGGAGATTTGGCTCTGAATTCAGGTTTAGGGATTAGGGTTCCGATATATTTAACTAACATTGTGGAGTGGCATTGATATGATATTCATCACCAAAGGTtacatttatttcttatttttatacattGTTGGCGGAAATTGCAATCTGATAAGAACAATCTAGCCATCTCTGGAAGTGAAAGCTATGTTTTAACCCCTAGGTTAAAATTTTCAATGTGTTCCTATTTCTATCTTCATGCTACTCGGAGATGCCATCTCTGACTTGGCAAATTGCAGCTTCGTAAGTCTTCTCTTCAGCTCCTTCCTGCACGTAATTAGATAAGCCGGAAAGAAAAAATTGATCAGTATCACATCACTTTATAGTTCTATGGAACCTTAGCTCTCCCTTACTTAAAAGCTTAAAAGAGTTTACCCCATGAGTACACTATCAAGGCTTGAAGTCGATAACAGTCCTCTGTTCTCTTCGGCCCTCCTTAGAAGGTATGGCATTACCATATCTACAGGTCCATATGGTAAATACTTGCTAACTTGAAACCCTGCATTTCTCAAACCAAAAGAAAGAGCCTCTGACATTCCATAGAGCTGAGCAAATTCTAACTTTTGGTTTCCCTTCTGAATTCCTAGATCGCATGCTTTTGATGCTGCCAGTTGCCCTGTTGATCATTTATTGGCATTTTATTCGTTAATCAATCCTGTGTCTTGAAATCTCGTATGaggaatgaaaattttgaattatagtAAATTACCTGACTCAACATTATGAGTAGCAAGAACAACTGCACCATAGCCATCAGCAATCCTCTCGAGCATAAAAGAAGCACAGTCATTGTAGCATGCATGTGTCTCCTGAATGCTGTTGTGAATCGGGGAATCATAGCCTAACAAAGAAGCTAATTTGCTTTCACTGGACATATAAGCACCCCTTACTAGTTTGAACCCCATTGGAATCCCCAGACTTTGTGCAGTTTTGGTTGTCACGAACAGCCTCTCTTTTGCATCTTTCAAGTATGCTTGAATTGTACCGAAAACAATAGTATTACCATCTTGGTTATACATGATTGCTGAAGAATATGTGAAGTAATCAATGGCAGGTTGTATTGATGTGTCCTCAGCATCGATTGTCAATGCCACGTTATCTTGAACGCACTTTTGGCAGAGTTCTAGAAGTCTCTGGTGCGCTAGTTGAAGGTCTGACTCTTCTTTTGGGGATAATGGTGCAGGCTTTTCAAGTGTGTGATATAGAGCACTAGAGTCTGAGAAAATTGGTAAAGTGTTCAGTTTCCATGGCAGATAAAAAGAAGGGTCCTTGTATTGCCACCTCAGTAAGTCACTAACTCTCTTTAGCAGGCCGATGGGGCATATTGCTGTTATCTTTGCTATGACAAAGCTCACCTGTAGATTTAGGGGACAAAGAAGTAAGATCATGGTCAGTCAAAAGTTTGCTAAAGTTCTAgggaaaaaaaacattaaataagGTGGTCTCCAACTTTGGTGCTTCGTGTTTGACACATCTTAGGACATGAGTATGATATGattttaagaaattaaacatACCCGTGTCGACCCTAAACTCATATCGAGTCATAACTGTCCGTCATACCAAAGATGTTTCAATTTTCTAACCAATCATATCATGCAAGTAGggggaaaaagggaaaaagaaaaaaggacacGCACTTTCAAGTGCCTTTCTTGGAGTTTTTTTATGGGGAGATTAAGGAAGAGATAAACTTAGTTGAGCCATTCAATCCTTGCAATTCTTCAACAAAGGATATGGCGGCTGCTGAGATCTATCTACTGTTTTCTTAACACAACATTTCCAAGCTGGAGTGTAGCTGGAAAGCTGATTGTGACAGAGACATTCCACTGAATGCCCAAATCCTAAATGTTGGATTCCTTCCTACAGAATCATTAAACAGAACTTCCCTTTCATCATTAATAGCCGAGAACTTTTCATCATTAATAGACAAGTTGTCTATTGTTTTGTATGTTGTCGCTAGCAAACGCAGTTGTCACAACAACCACCGATCCTTTTCACCAATGCTCTCTACTTTCTCCATCATACATGACAAGTGCCCCCGTATCACAACTTTGTTTATATGCGTACATACGCACATACGGCTATATTTTTTTCAACTTTGTTCTATTATTAAACGCCAAAATATTATAATGATCCTACAATAAACTTCGATTTTAACATCATCagttttttctttatatatttaagACATTTGGTGTTCGATAGTCATATTAAATCTCGACTCTTAATGGACGAGCGAGCTATCTAGTAGTAATTTTGTGGGACCGCATCCACAACTTAAAGCTCACGTGCATGAGGATACAGCTATAAAATGGTGTTGTTTTATATGTATGAAAAGGAAATtcataacttttcatattgaaaCATCTTACGATTGATAAGAGGGAAAATAAATATGAATACTAGCGGAAatcatatttaaaagaaaaaacactATATTCACGTGTTTAATATTTgagtatttaaataattaaaaatattagtgTCCGCAGTTAATCCGAATATAATTAAAACAGTTAAGTGGAATACTAATAATGGTTTTGAAGGAGAAGATAAGACCTTGAGAATCGTGGAGGTTTACGTGTTGGGAGGAGAATAGATGAGGATAAGAAAGATGGCTAAATCGAAACCAAAAATACTTACAGACGAAGCTGGAAGCGACTTGGCCAATTCAACACTCCCAAGGAAACCTTCCAAATTTCGGTCACAACCGGCGTTATCGCTCGTATGCTCCACCGCATAAACCAGCATCCCTCTGAAACCCTTGTCGTGGATTCTCCTCACACAGTCCGCCGCCTCCTCCGTCGTTTCACCCGCGCAGAAGTGTTGAAAGAACGTATGTCTAACTGTTTTCAATATAGCGTCACGTACCAAACTTGTTTCCATGAGCCTAGAATTCACAATCCACATGCCGAAATCTACGAACCGCTCGTTAGCAGCCAACCCGAGGTTGGCCGATGAACGTAGAAGGTTCAAGGTAGGAATGGAACCAAAAAGCCTTTGGTGATCATCAAGGTCTAGGGTTGCGTTTGTAATTGATTCTTGTTTAAGGGAAGTCGGCTGTTTTTCAACAGCGGCGGGTTCAGGCTTTTCGTCAAAATTGAGAGATGCAACGGCGGCGAGGGAAGCGGTGGAGGCTGAGTTAAGAAACCTAGTGAATGAGGGGAAGGTATTGAGGAGCTTTGGTGAGAGAAACtttgttgccatagaagggagcGAGCGGACAATCAGAGAATATAGTTTTAGACTTGCAAGCTAAGTTAGGGAGCCTGAAACAAGACGGGAATTTATAGACAAAAAATAATGTATATCTAAATTATTTTACTTGGTAATGTTGGTTACAGttctaacaataattcaaaaaGGAggtttcttttgggtaaatttataattataattacatccataattaaaataaagtgttGTAAAACACAATGGATTAAGAATTGGACAGAGAAAAAATTGAACCTATACACTCAAGGCCTCACAACTTTGCCAACTAAGGCGTGATTGGCAAGTATGTTATTAAAGGATAAATCCTAAACAAGTTGACATATTGATGGCTAAGAATGCAAAATCTCTATCTATCTAATTTATTAAAGCCGCCCATACATTTCATTTCTTGTCCCAAATTATGTCATTTTCTGTACTCAATTATGTTTCGCTTTTTAAgattaaatatatgattaaatctattaaattttaaattgtgatGAACGCATTAAATGGGACATGCTTATTAAATATGGGATATATGTTGGATGTCACCTAACAGGTGATTGAGAGATTTAGAAAAACTTACAACATTACAAGAAATTTGCTTCAATAATTGTTGCTaggaattgaattaatttttagtgcCACGGGGTTAGAACTTTAGTTTGGTAAATTGTGTGGCTTTAGGCAATTGCTTGGGTTCAAATCTGCCTAAGCCAGTCTTACACTCGAAAAATGAGAATTCTAGCTGAAACTCTCTATAAGGGACCAAAGTAAATCGGAAGCAAACTCAAAACGAAAAAAGTAACGAATGAACAAAAAAGCCACTGAAAAATAGCACACACCGAGTATTTGAGTATATGCTC containing:
- the LOC107954821 gene encoding proline dehydrogenase 2, mitochondrial; protein product: MATKFLSPKLLNTFPSFTRFLNSASTASLAAVASLNFDEKPEPAAVEKQPTSLKQESITNATLDLDDHQRLFGSIPTLNLLRSSANLGLAANERFVDFGMWIVNSRLMETSLVRDAILKTVRHTFFQHFCAGETTEEAADCVRRIHDKGFRGMLVYAVEHTSDNAGCDRNLEGFLGSVELAKSLPASSVSFVIAKITAICPIGLLKRVSDLLRWQYKDPSFYLPWKLNTLPIFSDSSALYHTLEKPAPLSPKEESDLQLAHQRLLELCQKCVQDNVALTIDAEDTSIQPAIDYFTYSSAIMYNQDGNTIVFGTIQAYLKDAKERLFVTTKTAQSLGIPMGFKLVRGAYMSSESKLASLLGYDSPIHNSIQETHACYNDCASFMLERIADGYGAVVLATHNVESGQLAASKACDLGIQKGNQKLEFAQLYGMSEALSFGLRNAGFQVSKYLPYGPVDMVMPYLLRRAEENRGLLSTSSLDSVLMGKELKRRLTKLQFAKSEMASPSSMKIEIGTH